In Croceicoccus sp. Ery15, a genomic segment contains:
- the mrdA gene encoding penicillin-binding protein 2 — protein MVSLTWRKRPRAPKRVSAGELQNAFDRRTFAIGALQGGVGLLLAGRMAWLAVEQNEKYQLASESNRVDLTLIPPRRGWILDRHGVPLASNRADFRVDLVPERIVDRERTLAVLGEVLELSPAAITDLRDKLTEVRGFRPVEVATGVDWEQFAALSVRLPDLPGVVPQRGFSRFYPTGPSVGHLLGYVGTVSAEEYEKEKNPLLITPGFKIGKDGVEKYFEKNLRGQPGARRAEVTAAGKIVRDLEMREDVQGDPVQLTIDGPLQDYAARRLGPESGSVVVMDLEKGDLLAMSSMPSFDPNSFSDGIGRLEWKMLSEDDHVPLRNKVLSGLYPPGSTVKPYVSLAFLKEGIDPEESVFCGGGLRVGNRVFRCWKRGGHGTVNMAKGIYQSCDVYFYYFAQRVGMQAIADMARKLGMGWKYPLPVESQSYGTVPDPAWKKKKYDSDWQTFDTVNATIGQGYMLVNPLQQAVMTSRIASGRRLQPRLVLSNDPKPAPHLDIPDEHLEIVRHAMWEVVNGGGTAGRARLPVPGVELSGKTGTAQVVSLNYGRGGKDVPWKYRDHGHFISFAPYDNPRYACAVAIEHGAGSSSAYPVARDVMTFLFDPGKALDVLHDYERQWGGTAQERLARKYRAYENAYGGSAPKPSSTELDQATGTATADAPPPLNAAQSQRAAEDRGTQTGSSPDAASAEAASPPAPSAGAASPAGENP, from the coding sequence ATGGTCAGCCTGACGTGGCGAAAGCGACCCCGCGCGCCCAAGCGGGTCAGCGCCGGCGAATTGCAGAACGCATTCGACCGCCGCACTTTTGCGATCGGCGCGCTGCAAGGCGGGGTCGGCCTGTTGCTGGCCGGCCGCATGGCATGGCTGGCGGTAGAGCAGAACGAGAAATACCAGCTCGCATCAGAGAGCAATCGTGTCGATCTGACACTGATCCCGCCGCGCCGTGGCTGGATCCTCGACCGGCATGGCGTGCCGCTTGCATCGAACCGTGCCGATTTCCGCGTCGATCTGGTGCCCGAACGCATCGTCGACCGCGAACGCACACTGGCCGTACTGGGCGAAGTGCTGGAGCTTTCGCCCGCCGCCATAACCGATCTGCGCGACAAGCTCACCGAAGTACGCGGGTTTCGCCCCGTCGAAGTCGCCACTGGCGTCGATTGGGAACAATTCGCGGCATTATCGGTGCGTCTGCCCGACCTGCCCGGCGTGGTGCCGCAACGCGGATTCTCCCGCTTTTATCCGACCGGCCCTTCGGTTGGCCATTTGCTGGGCTATGTCGGTACCGTTTCGGCCGAGGAGTATGAGAAGGAAAAGAACCCGCTTCTCATCACGCCGGGTTTCAAGATCGGCAAGGATGGCGTTGAAAAATACTTTGAAAAAAACCTGCGCGGCCAACCGGGCGCCCGACGCGCAGAGGTAACCGCCGCAGGCAAGATCGTCCGCGACCTTGAGATGCGTGAGGACGTGCAGGGCGATCCTGTCCAACTGACCATCGACGGTCCGCTACAGGATTACGCCGCGCGCAGGCTGGGGCCTGAATCGGGTTCGGTAGTGGTGATGGATCTGGAAAAGGGTGACCTCCTTGCCATGTCCTCGATGCCCAGTTTCGACCCCAACAGCTTTTCCGACGGTATCGGCCGGCTCGAATGGAAGATGCTGTCCGAGGATGACCATGTGCCTTTGCGCAACAAGGTGCTGTCGGGCCTTTACCCGCCGGGATCGACGGTCAAACCCTATGTCTCTCTTGCCTTTCTGAAGGAAGGGATCGACCCCGAGGAAAGCGTATTCTGCGGCGGCGGTCTGCGCGTGGGCAATCGCGTGTTCCGCTGCTGGAAACGCGGCGGGCACGGCACGGTCAATATGGCCAAGGGCATTTATCAAAGCTGCGACGTCTATTTCTATTATTTCGCACAGCGCGTGGGCATGCAGGCGATTGCCGATATGGCCCGCAAGCTGGGCATGGGCTGGAAATATCCCCTGCCGGTCGAAAGCCAGTCCTATGGCACCGTGCCCGATCCGGCGTGGAAGAAGAAAAAATACGATAGCGACTGGCAGACGTTCGACACGGTGAACGCGACGATCGGTCAGGGTTATATGCTGGTCAATCCGTTGCAACAGGCCGTCATGACGTCGCGCATTGCCAGCGGGCGGCGGTTGCAACCGCGCCTTGTACTCAGCAACGATCCAAAACCCGCCCCCCATCTCGACATCCCAGACGAGCATCTGGAAATCGTGCGTCATGCCATGTGGGAAGTGGTGAATGGCGGCGGCACGGCGGGCCGCGCCCGCCTGCCCGTTCCCGGTGTAGAGCTTTCGGGCAAGACCGGTACGGCGCAAGTCGTGTCGCTGAATTATGGCCGTGGCGGCAAGGATGTGCCGTGGAAATACCGCGACCACGGCCATTTCATCAGCTTTGCCCCTTATGACAATCCGCGTTACGCCTGCGCCGTCGCCATCGAACATGGCGCGGGCTCGTCCTCTGCCTATCCGGTGGCGCGCGATGTCATGACGTTCCTGTTCGATCCGGGCAAGGCGCTGGACGTGCTGCACGATTACGAACGTCAATGGGGCGGCACCGCGCAAGAGCGGCTGGCGCGGAAGTATCGCGCCTATGAAAATGCCTATGGCGGCAGTGCGCCCAAGCCTTCGTCGACCGAACTGGATCAGGCGACCGGCACCGCCACGGCCGACGCGCCGCCGCCACTGAACGCCGCGCAAAGCCAGCGCGCGGCCGAGGACCGAGGCACACAGACAGGCAGCAGCCCCGATGCCGCATCGGCAGAGGCCGCCTCTCCGCCTGCACCATCCGCTGGCGCAGCGTCTCCGGCGGGAGAGAACCCGTGA
- a CDS encoding rod shape-determining protein MreD codes for MPLKGDRLPGEDMFQRRLNRAPSPVLATIIPWVSIALISLAPLSPIIASAPVLPPLGFMLLIAWRLFRPGMLPIWAGAPLGLIDDLFSGQPLGSAVLLWSLTMIGLEALDSWQRWRSFWQDWAVAIVLIWVYLTIGHMFAVMAGAIWYPSLILPQLLISILSFPLFTRLVAILDVLRRARVKVLG; via the coding sequence ATGCCGCTGAAGGGGGACCGTCTTCCCGGCGAGGACATGTTCCAGCGACGGCTCAATCGTGCGCCCTCTCCCGTGCTGGCGACGATCATTCCGTGGGTCTCCATCGCTTTGATTTCGCTGGCGCCGCTGTCGCCGATCATCGCATCGGCACCGGTACTGCCGCCGCTCGGCTTTATGCTGCTGATCGCGTGGCGACTGTTTCGACCGGGCATGCTGCCGATTTGGGCTGGTGCGCCTTTGGGGCTGATCGACGATCTGTTTTCGGGCCAGCCCCTTGGTAGTGCCGTGCTGTTATGGTCGCTGACCATGATCGGATTGGAGGCATTGGACAGCTGGCAACGCTGGCGCAGTTTCTGGCAGGACTGGGCCGTCGCCATCGTGCTGATCTGGGTGTATCTGACCATTGGCCATATGTTTGCAGTCATGGCAGGTGCGATATGGTATCCTTCGCTGATCCTGCCCCAATTGCTGATTTCGATTTTGTCCTTTCCCTTGTTCACTCGCCTTGTCGCCATTCTTGATGTGCTGCGCCGTGCCCGCGTGAAGGTGCTGGGTTAA
- the mreC gene encoding rod shape-determining protein MreC, producing the protein MASAERRPGFSKRAHISIFTSYVAAIGGGVVGIVLLLISLLSPGSFAFARTAASDVARPVGEVSAVTRNSSRSIIDIVTGYIDAGSKNAALQEELRIARAQLAEAEAIYDENRRLKQLLSLREKDIRPVASARLIGSSPSSTRRFALIGAGAVDGVMVGQPVRSATGLVGRVLEVGRRTARVLLVTDGQSIVPVRRIKGNVAGFAQGQADGTLIVRLIEMGINPLEKGDLMVTSGSGGLYRPNVPVAIVENVTRDGAVARIISDPAATDFVMVEPVWQPMTELGNIDGEIAP; encoded by the coding sequence ATGGCGTCGGCGGAGCGGCGTCCCGGGTTTTCCAAGAGGGCGCACATCTCGATCTTCACGAGCTATGTCGCTGCCATTGGCGGCGGCGTGGTCGGGATCGTGTTGCTGCTGATCTCGCTGCTCAGTCCGGGCAGTTTCGCGTTTGCGCGCACGGCGGCAAGCGATGTGGCGCGCCCTGTTGGCGAGGTTTCAGCCGTTACGCGCAACAGCAGCCGTTCGATCATCGATATTGTCACCGGCTACATCGATGCAGGCAGCAAGAACGCCGCCTTGCAGGAAGAATTGCGCATCGCCCGCGCCCAGCTCGCCGAGGCGGAAGCGATCTATGACGAAAACCGCAGGCTGAAACAGCTCCTCTCGCTGCGTGAAAAGGATATCCGCCCCGTTGCCAGCGCGCGGCTGATCGGCTCAAGCCCCAGCAGCACCCGCCGTTTCGCACTGATTGGCGCAGGCGCGGTGGATGGAGTGATGGTGGGCCAACCGGTGCGCTCTGCCACGGGCCTTGTCGGACGCGTGTTGGAAGTGGGTCGCCGCACGGCACGGGTGCTCCTCGTCACCGATGGGCAAAGCATCGTGCCGGTGCGCCGGATCAAGGGGAATGTCGCCGGTTTCGCGCAGGGACAGGCCGATGGCACTTTGATTGTCCGCCTTATCGAAATGGGCATCAACCCGCTGGAAAAAGGCGATTTGATGGTCACATCGGGTTCGGGCGGATTATATCGACCCAATGTCCCTGTCGCCATTGTCGAAAACGTGACCCGCGACGGCGCGGTTGCGCGCATCATTTCCGATCCTGCCGCCACCGATTTCGTCATGGTCGAACCGGTTTGGCAACCTATGACCGAACTGGGCAATATCGACGGCGAGATCGCGCCGTGA
- a CDS encoding rod shape-determining protein has translation MANFFSRLFQFGSQNMAIDLGTANTLVYVEGRGIVLNEPSVVAIETENGIKRVRAVGDDAKMMMGKTPDSIEAIRPLRDGVIADIEVAEHMIKYFIKKVHGKRSVLRHPEIVICVPSGSTSVERRAIRDAASNAGASQVYLILEPMAAAIGADMPVTEPVGSMVVDIGGGTTEVAVLSLRGLAYTTSVRVGGDKMDEAIVSYVRRHHNLLIGESTAERIKQDYAVAIPPADGVGETIHLRGRDLVNGVPKEITISQANIAEALSEPIGAIVESVRIALENTAPELAADIVDQGIVLTGGGALIKGLDEHLREETGLPVTVAEDPLSCVALGTGRALEEPVFRGVLMTA, from the coding sequence ATGGCAAATTTCTTTTCGCGTCTTTTCCAGTTCGGCTCGCAGAACATGGCGATCGACCTCGGCACAGCGAATACGCTGGTCTATGTGGAAGGGCGCGGGATCGTATTGAACGAACCCTCCGTCGTCGCGATCGAGACCGAGAACGGGATCAAGCGCGTGCGGGCCGTGGGCGACGACGCCAAGATGATGATGGGCAAAACCCCTGACAGCATCGAAGCGATCCGCCCCCTGCGCGACGGTGTGATCGCCGACATCGAAGTCGCCGAGCACATGATCAAATATTTCATCAAGAAAGTGCACGGAAAGCGTAGCGTGCTGCGCCATCCCGAAATCGTGATCTGCGTCCCTTCCGGCTCCACCTCGGTCGAACGCCGCGCCATCCGCGATGCGGCCAGCAATGCGGGCGCCAGCCAGGTCTATCTGATCCTTGAACCCATGGCCGCCGCCATCGGCGCCGACATGCCGGTGACCGAGCCGGTCGGGTCGATGGTGGTCGACATCGGCGGCGGCACAACCGAGGTTGCGGTGCTGTCGCTGCGCGGACTTGCCTATACCACCAGCGTGCGTGTCGGCGGCGACAAGATGGACGAGGCGATCGTTTCCTATGTCCGCCGCCACCACAACCTGCTGATCGGCGAGTCGACGGCAGAGCGGATCAAGCAGGATTACGCTGTCGCCATCCCGCCTGCCGACGGTGTGGGCGAAACCATACATTTGCGCGGCCGCGATCTGGTGAATGGCGTCCCCAAGGAAATCACCATCAGCCAGGCGAATATTGCCGAGGCGCTTTCCGAACCGATCGGAGCCATCGTCGAAAGCGTGCGTATTGCGCTGGAAAACACCGCACCCGAACTGGCGGCCGATATCGTCGATCAGGGCATCGTGCTGACGGGCGGCGGTGCGCTGATCAAGGGACTGGACGAGCATTTGCGCGAAGAAACCGGCCTGCCCGTGACTGTGGCCGAAGATCCGCTCTCCTGCGTGGCGCTCGGTACCGGTCGCGCGCTTGAAGAACCGGTGTTCCGCGGCGTATTGATGACGGCCTGA
- the mutL gene encoding DNA mismatch repair endonuclease MutL, producing the protein MPVIRRLPEALVNRIAAGEVVERPAAALKELVENSIDSGAKEIAVTLTDGGLGSIEVIDDGCGMSADDMALALERHATSKLPVELVGEEGAIEEVATLGFRGEALPSIASVARLTIESRPASAAQGWKRVTDHGETVAEGPAALPPGTRIRVEDVFARVPARRKFLRTPRSEYMACHDVMRRLAMARPDVGFRFANDGRRIFAVQAGESLETRVSRLVARELADNAVSIDCERGPVDAPLRLTGIAGLPTYNRGVADHQYLFVNGRPVKDRLLTGAVRGAYADMLARDRHAVLALFLTVPPGEVDVNVHPAKTEVRFRDAAAVRSLIVGGLRDALSAGDRRSAQQPSAQAMSAWRSEPLVPAAAPTGDALTLALREQRPMFAAHPAPQHPHSPAQNAFRAMEAAILEPSARAEEAEDGAPDADEFPMGAARGQIAETYIVAEASDGLVIVDQHAAHERLTLERLRAAGAESGVARAQALLMPEVVEMEEGDCDRIESAADRLGEMGLAVERFGPDAVLVRSLPAALSGANCQKLLQDIADDIANNGEALLLGEKLDLVLATMACHGSVRAGRRLSVVEMNALLREMERTPRSGQCNHGRPTWVKLSMGDVEKLFGRK; encoded by the coding sequence ATGCCTGTCATCAGACGACTTCCCGAGGCGCTGGTCAACCGCATCGCCGCGGGCGAGGTGGTCGAACGTCCGGCCGCCGCGCTTAAGGAACTGGTTGAAAATTCGATCGATTCCGGCGCGAAAGAGATTGCCGTCACGCTGACCGACGGCGGTCTGGGTTCGATCGAGGTGATCGACGACGGCTGCGGCATGTCGGCAGACGACATGGCACTGGCGCTGGAGCGGCACGCGACATCGAAACTGCCGGTCGAGCTGGTGGGAGAGGAAGGCGCGATCGAAGAGGTTGCGACTCTGGGTTTTCGCGGAGAGGCGCTGCCATCGATTGCCAGCGTCGCGCGGCTGACTATCGAGTCGCGGCCCGCCAGTGCCGCGCAGGGTTGGAAACGCGTGACCGATCATGGCGAAACGGTCGCCGAAGGCCCCGCCGCCCTGCCACCCGGCACGCGCATCAGGGTAGAGGACGTGTTCGCGCGGGTGCCTGCCCGCCGCAAGTTCCTGCGAACGCCGCGCAGCGAATATATGGCTTGTCACGATGTGATGCGCCGCCTCGCCATGGCGCGGCCCGACGTGGGTTTCCGCTTTGCCAATGACGGGCGGCGGATATTCGCGGTGCAAGCGGGCGAGTCGCTTGAAACCCGCGTGTCGCGTCTGGTCGCCCGCGAACTGGCGGACAACGCCGTCAGCATCGATTGCGAACGCGGTCCTGTCGATGCGCCTTTGCGGTTGACGGGTATTGCCGGCCTGCCGACCTATAATCGCGGCGTGGCCGACCATCAGTATCTGTTCGTCAACGGCCGTCCGGTAAAGGACCGTTTGCTGACGGGCGCGGTGCGCGGTGCCTATGCCGATATGCTGGCGCGCGACCGCCATGCCGTGCTGGCGCTGTTCCTGACGGTTCCGCCGGGCGAAGTCGACGTCAATGTCCATCCGGCCAAGACCGAGGTGCGCTTTCGCGATGCCGCCGCCGTTCGCTCGCTGATCGTCGGCGGCTTGCGTGATGCCTTGTCGGCGGGGGACCGGCGTTCGGCACAGCAACCGTCCGCACAGGCCATGTCGGCATGGCGGTCCGAACCGCTTGTACCCGCCGCCGCGCCGACGGGCGATGCGCTGACACTGGCGCTGCGCGAACAGCGGCCCATGTTCGCTGCCCATCCGGCGCCGCAACACCCGCACAGCCCTGCGCAGAATGCATTTCGCGCGATGGAGGCAGCGATACTCGAACCCTCTGCCCGCGCGGAAGAGGCAGAGGATGGCGCGCCCGATGCCGATGAATTCCCCATGGGCGCGGCGCGCGGCCAGATTGCCGAGACCTATATCGTGGCCGAAGCGTCGGACGGGCTGGTGATCGTGGACCAGCACGCGGCGCATGAACGGCTGACACTCGAACGCTTGCGCGCAGCAGGGGCCGAAAGCGGCGTTGCGCGGGCACAGGCCTTGCTGATGCCCGAAGTGGTGGAGATGGAAGAAGGCGATTGCGACCGCATCGAAAGCGCCGCCGACCGTTTGGGCGAGATGGGGCTGGCGGTCGAACGCTTCGGACCCGATGCGGTACTGGTGCGGTCCCTTCCTGCCGCGCTGTCGGGCGCGAATTGCCAAAAGCTGCTTCAGGATATCGCCGACGATATCGCAAATAACGGTGAAGCTTTGCTGCTGGGCGAAAAGCTCGATCTGGTGCTGGCGACCATGGCTTGCCACGGGTCGGTCAGGGCAGGGCGGCGCTTGTCGGTGGTGGAAATGAACGCCCTGCTGCGCGAGATGGAGCGCACACCGCGTTCGGGCCAGTGCAATCACGGGCGCCCCACCTGGGTCAAGCTGTCGATGGGCGATGTCGAGAAACTGTTCGGACGGAAATAG
- a CDS encoding DUF1206 domain-containing protein yields the protein MVDKSEKFRWLVRLGYLSRAVLYTLVGLIALTSIGSIQQGTNGVFQTVEELPGGMVILWLLVIGLAGYGLFRLASTVFDIEHQGSDGKGIAHRIGHAGSAIGHFALAYSAYKFATSESGGSGDGAQEAASGLLSMPLGGILLGALGLAFFAAAFSQARKGISGSFMHRISARAPSATRWLGGAGYLARAVVFTVIGWSLVRSGWFSSSGEVKTLGNAVASLADDGLWFTLTAIGLLMFGLFSVVLARYRIVPDMDASGSIPAFRAKLG from the coding sequence ATGGTGGACAAATCCGAAAAATTCAGATGGCTCGTCAGGCTGGGCTATCTTTCGCGCGCCGTGCTTTACACGCTCGTCGGGCTGATCGCGCTGACCAGCATCGGCAGCATCCAGCAAGGCACGAACGGCGTGTTTCAAACGGTCGAGGAACTGCCCGGCGGCATGGTCATATTGTGGCTGCTGGTGATCGGGCTGGCCGGATACGGCCTCTTCCGCCTTGCCTCCACTGTCTTCGATATCGAGCACCAGGGCAGCGACGGTAAGGGGATCGCGCACCGGATCGGCCATGCCGGCAGCGCAATCGGCCATTTCGCTCTCGCCTACTCGGCCTATAAATTCGCCACCAGCGAAAGCGGCGGTTCGGGCGACGGCGCGCAGGAAGCCGCTTCGGGCCTGTTGTCCATGCCGCTGGGTGGCATACTGCTGGGCGCTTTGGGCCTCGCCTTTTTCGCTGCGGCCTTCTCGCAGGCGCGCAAGGGCATTTCGGGCAGTTTCATGCACCGTATCAGCGCGCGCGCGCCATCGGCCACGCGCTGGCTGGGCGGCGCGGGATATCTGGCGCGTGCGGTGGTGTTTACCGTGATCGGCTGGTCGCTCGTCCGCTCGGGCTGGTTCAGCAGCAGCGGCGAGGTGAAGACACTGGGCAATGCAGTCGCCAGCCTTGCCGACGACGGCCTCTGGTTCACCCTCACCGCCATCGGCCTGCTGATGTTTGGCCTGTTCAGCGTGGTATTGGCGCGTTACCGCATCGTGCCCGACATGGATGCTTCGGGCAGTATTCCCGCATTCCGCGCCAAGCTGGGCTAG
- the ychF gene encoding redox-regulated ATPase YchF, with product MGFRCGIVGLPNVGKSTLFNALTETQAAQAANYPFCTIEPNVGQVGVPDERLDKIAAIAKSEKIIPTQLAFVDIAGLVKGASKGEGLGNQFLGNIREVDAIVHVLRCFEDDDIQHVANKVDPIADAEVVETELLMSDLESLEKRVPAAAKRATGGDKEAKIAASVLGQALELLRDGKPARLTEPKDDEEARVFAQAQLLTAKPVLYVCNVAEEDAAEGNALSAKVFEKAAAEGAQAVVVSAAIESEIVAMAPEDRAEFLEAIGLTESGLARVIRAGYDLLQLKTFFTAGPKETRAWTFPSGAKAPQAAGEIHTDFERGFIRAETIAYNDYVTLGGESAAREAGKLRQEGKEYVVQDGDVMHFKFNV from the coding sequence ATGGGTTTTCGTTGCGGCATCGTCGGCCTTCCCAATGTCGGCAAGTCGACGTTATTCAACGCGCTGACCGAGACGCAGGCAGCGCAGGCGGCGAATTATCCGTTTTGCACGATCGAGCCCAATGTCGGGCAGGTCGGCGTTCCGGATGAGCGGCTGGACAAGATCGCCGCCATCGCCAAATCCGAAAAGATCATCCCGACCCAGCTGGCCTTCGTCGATATCGCGGGGCTGGTAAAGGGCGCGTCCAAGGGCGAAGGGCTTGGCAACCAGTTCCTCGGCAACATTCGCGAGGTGGATGCCATCGTCCATGTGCTGCGCTGTTTCGAGGATGACGACATCCAGCATGTCGCCAACAAGGTCGATCCGATCGCCGATGCCGAGGTGGTCGAGACCGAATTGCTGATGAGCGACCTCGAAAGCCTTGAAAAGCGCGTTCCCGCCGCCGCCAAGCGCGCGACGGGCGGCGACAAGGAAGCGAAAATTGCCGCCAGCGTGCTCGGTCAGGCACTCGAACTGCTGCGCGACGGCAAGCCCGCGCGCCTGACGGAGCCCAAGGACGACGAAGAGGCGCGCGTTTTCGCACAGGCGCAGCTGCTGACCGCGAAACCGGTCCTCTATGTCTGCAACGTGGCCGAGGAAGACGCGGCAGAGGGTAACGCCCTGTCGGCCAAGGTGTTCGAAAAGGCCGCTGCCGAAGGCGCGCAGGCCGTCGTCGTTTCGGCCGCGATCGAAAGCGAGATCGTGGCCATGGCACCCGAAGACCGCGCCGAATTCCTGGAAGCCATCGGGCTGACAGAAAGCGGCCTCGCCCGCGTGATCCGTGCGGGATACGACTTGCTGCAGTTGAAGACCTTCTTCACCGCAGGCCCCAAGGAAACCCGCGCATGGACCTTCCCCTCGGGCGCGAAGGCGCCGCAGGCCGCGGGCGAGATCCATACCGATTTCGAGCGCGGGTTCATCCGTGCCGAGACGATTGCCTATAATGACTATGTCACGCTGGGCGGCGAAAGCGCCGCGCGCGAGGCAGGCAAATTGCGGCAGGAAGGCAAGGAATATGTGGTGCAGGACGGCGATGTCATGCACTTCAAATTCAACGTCTGA
- a CDS encoding VOC family protein, protein MMRLNQVTVGCTDYMASVAFYRALGLTQIVDSPPRYARFETPTGETFSIHAAEVFPAPPTIVYFECDNLDGTVARLAASGLAFDTMPQDQSWLWREARLRDPAGNEICLFHAGDARRFPPWRIS, encoded by the coding sequence ATGATGCGGCTTAATCAGGTCACCGTCGGTTGCACTGATTATATGGCATCGGTCGCGTTCTATCGCGCATTGGGGCTGACCCAGATCGTCGATTCCCCGCCGCGCTATGCCCGCTTCGAAACGCCGACGGGTGAGACATTCTCGATCCATGCGGCAGAGGTTTTTCCCGCGCCGCCGACAATCGTCTATTTCGAATGCGACAATCTGGACGGCACCGTCGCGCGGCTTGCCGCCAGCGGGCTGGCATTCGATACCATGCCGCAGGATCAGAGCTGGCTGTGGCGAGAGGCACGGCTGCGCGATCCTGCGGGTAACGAGATATGCCTGTTCCACGCAGGCGATGCGCGACGCTTTCCGCCATGGCGCATCTCCTGA
- the pth gene encoding aminoacyl-tRNA hydrolase — translation MQLWVGLGNPGAKYALNRHNVGFMAADTIAEVHGFAPPQKKFQGWLCEGRIGGVRILLLKPATFMNESGRSVGEALRFFKLTGADLTVFHDELDLAPMKVKVKHGGGTAGQNGLRSIVQHLDPDFRRVRIGIGHPGHKDRVTGHVLGNYAKAEQDDLVTMLGAIAAEAEWLARGDDARFMNYIALRQQ, via the coding sequence ATGCAATTATGGGTTGGTCTTGGAAATCCGGGCGCGAAATATGCGCTCAACCGTCACAATGTCGGCTTTATGGCCGCGGACACCATTGCCGAGGTGCACGGCTTTGCGCCCCCGCAAAAGAAGTTTCAGGGCTGGCTTTGCGAAGGCCGCATCGGCGGGGTTAGGATTCTGCTGCTGAAACCCGCCACCTTCATGAACGAAAGCGGCCGGAGCGTTGGCGAGGCGCTGCGCTTTTTCAAGCTGACCGGTGCCGATCTGACCGTATTCCATGACGAGCTCGACCTTGCCCCCATGAAAGTCAAAGTAAAGCACGGTGGGGGCACGGCCGGTCAGAACGGGCTGAGGAGCATCGTGCAGCACCTTGACCCCGATTTCCGCCGCGTGCGTATCGGTATTGGCCATCCCGGGCACAAGGACCGCGTGACCGGCCATGTGCTGGGCAATTACGCCAAGGCAGAACAGGACGATCTGGTTACCATGCTGGGCGCCATCGCGGCAGAGGCCGAATGGCTGGCCAGGGGCGACGATGCCCGTTTCATGAACTATATCGCGCTACGGCAGCAATGA
- a CDS encoding 50S ribosomal protein L25/general stress protein Ctc encodes MSDQMTLAAETRDKAGKGASRALRREGRVPAVIYGGKEEPTTIHVEERALVKLLGTGHFSNSIVMVEVGKKAVRTLPKDVAFHPVTDRPLHVDFLRLSKDAKVDVAVPVVFVNEDASPGLKRGGVLNIVRHELELVCEADKIPDQIEIDVTGKDVGDSIHISHVTLPAGSESAITDRDFTIATLVAPSALKKSEGAEAAEGEGEGEEGEGQEGGED; translated from the coding sequence ATGAGCGATCAGATGACCCTGGCGGCCGAGACGCGCGACAAGGCAGGCAAGGGAGCCTCCCGCGCACTGCGTCGTGAAGGCCGTGTCCCCGCCGTGATCTACGGCGGCAAGGAAGAACCCACCACCATTCACGTCGAGGAGCGCGCCCTTGTGAAGCTGCTCGGCACCGGTCACTTCTCGAACTCGATCGTGATGGTCGAAGTCGGCAAGAAGGCCGTGCGCACCCTTCCCAAGGACGTCGCGTTCCACCCCGTGACCGACCGCCCGCTGCATGTCGATTTCCTGCGCCTTTCCAAGGACGCCAAGGTCGACGTGGCCGTACCGGTTGTCTTCGTCAACGAAGACGCCAGCCCCGGCCTGAAGCGTGGCGGCGTTCTGAACATCGTTCGCCACGAACTGGAACTGGTTTGCGAAGCGGACAAGATCCCCGACCAGATCGAGATCGACGTTACCGGCAAGGATGTGGGCGATTCGATCCACATCAGCCACGTGACGCTGCCCGCCGGTTCGGAAAGCGCGATCACCGATCGCGACTTCACCATCGCCACGCTGGTCGCTCCCTCGGCTCTGAAGAAGAGCGAAGGTGCCGAAGCCGCTGAAGGCGAAGGCGAAGGCGAGGAAGGCGAAGGGCAGGAAGGCGGCGAGGACTGA